In one Lycium barbarum isolate Lr01 chromosome 7, ASM1917538v2, whole genome shotgun sequence genomic region, the following are encoded:
- the LOC132603107 gene encoding arogenate dehydrogenase 2, chloroplastic-like, with amino-acid sequence MLSFTPHLSKPTPPTPTTLWSHPTHPHPTYPTKRHHFSQLTNNRKLSITAIDAAQPFDYEAIVSNQLFQSNKLKIAIVGFGNFGQFLAKAFKRQNHIVFAHSRTDYSHIANSLGVSFFQDPNDLCEQHPDVIVLCTSIISTEPVLRSLPIQRLRRNTLFVDVLSVKEFPKNIFLQVLPTHFDVLCTHPMFGPESGKDSWKGLGFVFDKVRIGEGESRKARVDKFLDIFEKEGCRMVPMTCAEHDRYAAGSQFITHTMGRVLEKLDLETTPINTKGYETLLNLVENTSSDSFDLYYGLFMYNKNAMEQLERLDLAFESLKKELFGHLHEVLRRQLFGKVEEAGQRRVLSKLPKNGYALPAPSSDAVKSQNN; translated from the coding sequence ATGTTGTCTTTCACCCCGCATCTATCTAAGCcaacaccacccacccccaccacccttTGGTCTCACCCCACCCACCCTCACCCCACCTACCCCACTAAACGCCACCACTTCTCACAACTCACCAACAACCGCAAACTTAGCATTACTGCCATTGATGCAGCACAACCATTTGATTATGAAGCAATAGTTTCAAATCAATTATTTCAATCAAACAAACTCAAAATAGCCATAGTTGGTTTTGGTAATTTTGGTCAGTTTTTAGCTAAAGCATTTAAGCGTCAAAATCATATTGTTTTTGCACATTCAAGAACTGATTATTCACATATTGCAAATTCATTAGGTGTTTCTTTTTTCCAAGATCCAAATGATTTATGTGAACAACATCCTGATGTTATTGTTCTTTGTACTTCAATTATATCAACTGAACCTGTACTTAGATCATTACCAATTCAAAGGTTAAGAAGAAACACATTGTTTGTTGATGTTTTGTCTGTTAAAGAATTCCCAAAGAACATTTTTTTACAAGTTTTACCTACCCATTTTGATGTACTTTGTACTCATCCTATGTTTGGACCTGAAAGTGGTAAAGACAGTTGGAAAGGTTTAGGTTTTGTGTTTGATAAAGTTAGAATTGGTGAAGGTGAATCAAGAAAAGCGAGGGTCGATAAGTTTCTTGATATATTTGAGAAAGAAGGTTGTAGAATGGTACCAATGACATGTGCTGAACATGATAGATATGCTGCCGGTTCGCAGTTTATAACGCATACAATGGGTAGGGTGCTGGAGAAATTGGATTTGGAAACAACTCCTATTAATACTAAAGGGTATGAGACTTTGTTGAATTTGGTTGAGAATACTTCTAGTGATAGTTTTGACTTGTACTATGGATTGTTTATGTACAATAAAAATGCTATGGAGCAGTTGGAAAGACTTGATTTAGCTTTTGAGTCTTTGAAGAAAGAGTTATTTGGTCATTTACATGAAGTTTTGAGGAGGCAATTGTTTGGGAAAGTTGAGGAAGCAGGACAAAGGCGTGTGTTATCGAAATTGCCCAAGAATGGGTATGCGTTGCCAGCTCCTTCATCGGACGCAGTTAAATCGCAGAACAATTGA